The following are encoded together in the Raineyella sp. LH-20 genome:
- the tpx gene encoding thiol peroxidase: MATTALNGTPIHTVGELPVVGTKAPVATLTGRDLSGLTSEDYAGKRVILNIFPSIDTPVCATSVRRFNELAAGLDNTVVICASADLPFAAARFCGAEGLDNVVTGSSFRTDFGTAYGVELADSGMRGLLARSVVILDADGTVLHSQLVPEIRTEPDYDAALAALA, encoded by the coding sequence ATGGCAACCACTGCACTCAACGGGACCCCCATCCACACCGTGGGCGAGCTCCCTGTCGTCGGGACCAAGGCGCCGGTCGCGACCCTCACCGGGCGCGACCTGTCCGGCCTCACGTCCGAGGACTACGCCGGCAAGCGGGTCATCCTCAACATCTTCCCGAGCATCGACACCCCGGTCTGCGCCACCTCGGTGCGCAGGTTCAACGAACTGGCCGCCGGCCTGGACAACACGGTCGTGATCTGCGCGTCGGCCGACCTGCCGTTCGCGGCGGCCCGGTTCTGCGGCGCCGAGGGCCTCGACAACGTGGTGACCGGCTCGTCCTTCCGCACCGACTTCGGCACCGCCTACGGCGTCGAGCTCGCCGACAGCGGGATGCGCGGACTGCTGGCCCGCTCGGTCGTCATCCTCGACGCCGACGGCACCGTGCTGCACTCCCAGCTCGTCCCGGAGATCCGCACCGAGCCGGACTACGACGCCGCGCTCGCCGCGCTGGCCTGA
- a CDS encoding flavodoxin/nitric oxide synthase: MGVLIVCESSFGNTRHIAEAIGAGLTKRGHHVALYPVESAPREIPDDVTLLLVGSPTHNMAMTTAATRAKAVAEGAPASPAIGIHEWIDMVTPRRALLVRTFDTRTTGAFLPSAARDAARALKSNGFHGAKTGESFQVDPRTTGLADGELQRAHEWGMALADLDPGATVTAPPPAV, encoded by the coding sequence GTGGGCGTACTGATCGTGTGCGAGTCGAGTTTCGGCAACACCAGACACATCGCCGAGGCCATCGGGGCCGGGCTCACCAAGCGGGGCCATCACGTCGCGCTCTACCCGGTCGAAAGCGCCCCGCGGGAGATCCCCGACGATGTGACCCTGCTGCTCGTCGGTTCCCCGACCCACAACATGGCGATGACGACCGCCGCGACCCGGGCCAAGGCTGTCGCCGAGGGGGCACCGGCCTCCCCGGCGATCGGCATCCACGAGTGGATCGACATGGTTACGCCGCGGCGTGCGTTGCTGGTGCGGACCTTCGACACCCGGACCACCGGCGCGTTCCTGCCCAGCGCGGCCCGGGATGCCGCGCGCGCCCTGAAGTCGAACGGCTTCCACGGGGCGAAGACGGGGGAGTCGTTCCAGGTGGATCCACGCACCACCGGGCTGGCCGACGGCGAGCTGCAGCGCGCCCACGAGTGGGGCATGGCGCTGGCCGACCTCGATCCGGGGGCCACCGTGACGGCCCCTCCACCGGCGGTCTGA
- the ilvD gene encoding dihydroxy-acid dehydratase, producing MPELRSRTTTHGRNMAGARALWRATGLTNDDFGKPIIAIANSFTQFVPGHVHLKDMGSLVAEAIKEAGGIGREFNTIAVDDGIAMGHDGMLYSLPSRELIADSVEFMVNAHKADALVCISNCDKITPGMLLAALRLNIPTVFVSGGPMEAGKAVIHADGTAETRLDLIDAMTSAVDPGVTDDEIGRIEESACPTCGSCSGMFTANSMNCLTEVIGLSLPGNGSTLATAAARKGLFERAGALAVDLANRYYRDGDASVLPRSIVTKEAFANAMTLDIGMGGSTNTILHLLAAAQQAGVDFDQDDIDALSRQTPCICKVAPNTHNYYMEDVHRAGGIPAIMGEFARAGMLDTSVHAVHSPDLTSWLDAWDIRSGTATDEAVELFHAAPGGVRTTEPFSSTTRWKTLDTDAEHGCIRSVEHAYTTDGGLAILKGNIAEDGCVVKTAGVPEDQWVFSGPAKVAESQEEAVEAILGGRIEAGDVVVVRYEGPKGGPGMQEMLYPTSYLKGIGLGPQCALITDGRFSGGSSGLSLGHISPEAASGGAIGLIEDGDIIEISIPDRTINVRLADEELAARRAVRDEQGWKPANRQREVSQALKIFASLAQSADKGAARRPLD from the coding sequence ATGCCCGAACTGCGCTCCCGCACCACGACCCACGGTCGCAACATGGCGGGCGCCCGCGCGCTGTGGCGCGCCACCGGCCTCACCAACGACGATTTCGGCAAGCCGATCATCGCGATCGCGAACTCGTTCACGCAGTTCGTGCCGGGTCATGTCCACCTCAAGGACATGGGCAGCCTCGTCGCCGAGGCGATCAAGGAGGCCGGTGGCATCGGGCGGGAGTTCAACACCATCGCGGTCGACGACGGCATCGCGATGGGCCACGACGGGATGCTCTACAGCCTGCCGAGCCGGGAGCTGATCGCCGACTCGGTCGAGTTCATGGTGAACGCGCACAAGGCGGACGCCCTGGTCTGCATCTCCAACTGCGACAAGATCACCCCCGGCATGCTGCTCGCCGCGCTGCGGCTCAACATCCCGACCGTCTTCGTCTCGGGCGGCCCGATGGAGGCCGGCAAGGCCGTCATCCACGCCGACGGCACCGCGGAGACCCGCCTCGATCTGATCGACGCGATGACCTCGGCGGTCGACCCGGGCGTCACCGACGACGAGATCGGCCGGATCGAGGAGTCCGCCTGCCCGACCTGCGGCTCCTGCTCCGGCATGTTCACCGCGAACTCGATGAACTGCCTCACCGAGGTGATCGGGCTGTCGCTGCCGGGCAACGGCTCGACACTGGCCACCGCCGCCGCGCGCAAGGGCCTCTTCGAGCGCGCCGGCGCGCTGGCCGTCGACCTGGCGAACCGCTACTACCGCGACGGGGACGCGTCGGTGCTGCCGCGCAGCATCGTCACCAAGGAGGCCTTCGCCAACGCGATGACCCTCGACATCGGCATGGGCGGGTCGACGAACACGATCCTGCATCTGCTCGCCGCCGCCCAGCAGGCCGGCGTGGACTTCGACCAGGACGACATCGACGCCCTGTCGCGGCAGACGCCGTGCATCTGCAAGGTGGCCCCGAACACCCACAACTACTACATGGAGGACGTCCACCGGGCCGGCGGCATCCCCGCCATCATGGGTGAGTTCGCCCGGGCCGGAATGCTCGACACCTCCGTCCACGCGGTGCACAGCCCGGACCTGACCAGCTGGCTGGACGCCTGGGACATCCGCAGTGGCACGGCCACCGACGAGGCGGTCGAGCTCTTCCACGCCGCTCCGGGCGGCGTCCGCACCACCGAGCCGTTCTCCTCCACCACCCGGTGGAAGACGCTGGACACCGACGCCGAACACGGCTGCATCCGCTCGGTCGAACACGCGTACACCACCGACGGCGGGCTGGCCATCCTCAAGGGCAACATCGCCGAGGACGGCTGTGTGGTGAAGACCGCCGGTGTGCCCGAGGATCAGTGGGTCTTCTCCGGCCCGGCGAAGGTCGCCGAGTCCCAGGAGGAGGCGGTCGAGGCGATCCTCGGCGGGCGGATCGAGGCCGGCGACGTCGTGGTCGTCCGCTACGAGGGCCCGAAGGGTGGCCCCGGGATGCAGGAGATGCTCTACCCGACCTCGTACCTGAAGGGCATCGGCCTCGGTCCGCAGTGCGCGCTGATCACCGACGGCCGGTTCTCCGGAGGCTCCTCGGGCCTCTCGCTCGGCCACATCTCTCCGGAGGCCGCGTCCGGTGGCGCCATCGGCCTGATCGAGGACGGCGACATCATCGAGATCTCCATCCCGGACCGTACGATCAACGTCCGGCTGGCCGACGAGGAGCTGGCCGCTCGGCGTGCCGTCCGCGACGAGCAGGGCTGGAAGCCGGCGAACCGTCAGCGCGAGGTGTCCCAGGCGCTGAAGATCTTCGCCTCCCTGGCGCAGTCGGCGGACAAGGGCGCCGCTCGCCGGCCGCTCGACTGA
- a CDS encoding NAD-glutamate dehydrogenase has product MAVSREQREALLAAGAERAEGMDPEEVTALLSAFWRDLSTQTLATLRPEDLLGAALSHRQLAERRLPGETRVRVFTPTVETDGWGTRNTVLQIVIDDMPFLVDSVSAALMAAGANVRFVTHPQMTVDRAEDGTLRDVAARGPWPTTVGLDESWMHYEVVRTTDREALELLETTVRTALSDIRSAFDDWTQMADHAREAAAETAALAASGRDDAAAATDLLEWLLDDQFVFLGYVRFDGGAGAAQHAVPGTGLGVLRRAEGATDLSLDAPEAQAAWDAGSPLLITKANTRATVHRRAFMDLVIVKTYAADGAEIGSHRFIGLFTSSAYHESVTKVPYLMSKVNAVLDAAGFPLDSHSGKALLSELENYPRDELFRCDIADLARNTMAIVQLREQIRTRLFLSRDPFGRFMSCLVYLPRDRYNTAARLEVSRILRERLQGETVDYTTRATESPLATLHFILHMAPGRTVPEVDPDDLESQIVEATRDWDEDLAAAMIDEFGEGLGDLYTEAYRGGFPTAYKEAFPPRVGAADLRELEGIGADELRLNLYRTPTSPADERRLKIYSRGWLSLSGILPVFTHLGTEVTSERPYVLERSDGIVFHVYDFGLRPLGAATWEGEDTRARFQEAFAAAWEGRTEPDELDGLVLAAGLTSRQIVILRAVTGYLRQIGIAYSQTYLRSVLLAHPDIAALMVELFGVRFDPDLFGGRIIDPPRREAEDDLVARLDAMVGAVPSLEEDRILRRYIGVIRGTLRTNYYQRAHEAPHDASTIQPTVALKLAPATIPGMPLPCPQYEIWVYSPRVEGVHLRFGKVARGGLRWSGRREDFRTEILGLVKAQIVKNAVIVPTGAKGGFYPKGLPDPAVDREGWATKGREAYQLFVAALLDLTDNFVDGVAIPPPRVVRHDGDDTYLVVAADKGTAWFSDIANAIARNYAYWLDDAFASGGSTGYDHKAMGITARGAWESVKRHFRELDRDIQREDVTVVGIGDMSGDVFGNGMLLSPHIRLVAAFDHRDIFVDPDPDPAVSLAERRRLFDLSRSSWQDYDRTLISAGGGVFSRTLKAIPVSEQMRAALGLPEETAELSPHELIRAVLQAPVDLLWNGGIGTYVKSTDESDAEIGDRANDPVRINGSELRVKVVGEGGNLGFSQLGRIEAALSGINLNTDAIDNSAGVDTSDHEVNLKIPLTGLIQIGELTYKQRNRLLREMTDEVARLVLEDNYSQNVLLGHSRERRGQRLGAYLRLLRYLEERGLLDRDIESLPSDARLRAREKADQGLTSPERATLLAYVKLDLKQAINASDLPDEAWFGHELRSYFPRQILERFPRLPDIHPLRREIITTVVANSVVNLGGMTFVQRAYEETGATMPEIARALVLAREVFDIDRFMHRVKSLDNLIGTAVQARLHRESRRLLDRATRWILLERPAHSDLGADIDRYRPGVAAFEQRMDELLHGAERVRFETNVAELMAAGVPEDLARWTEGLLDAFALLDITDLARRAEEDLTDVAELYFAVTEQFDVDELLTSISTLPRDELWDSLARSAVRADVYAAAKSLTAAVLASTPSSGEVEQRLQQWIEDNAAAAQRAHRSLQQLQELPQPGLAAVSVVLRHLRSVSRSGWAGLH; this is encoded by the coding sequence ATGGCCGTGTCTCGTGAACAGCGTGAAGCCCTGCTCGCCGCGGGCGCCGAACGGGCCGAGGGGATGGACCCGGAGGAGGTCACGGCGCTGCTGAGCGCTTTCTGGCGCGACCTGAGCACCCAGACGTTGGCCACCCTGCGGCCGGAGGATCTGCTGGGCGCGGCCCTGTCCCACCGGCAGCTGGCCGAGCGTCGCCTGCCGGGTGAGACCCGGGTGCGGGTGTTCACCCCCACGGTGGAGACGGACGGCTGGGGGACGCGCAACACCGTGCTGCAGATCGTCATCGACGACATGCCGTTCCTGGTGGACTCGGTGTCCGCCGCGTTGATGGCGGCGGGCGCCAACGTCCGGTTCGTCACCCATCCGCAGATGACCGTCGACCGGGCCGAGGACGGCACCCTGCGCGACGTCGCCGCCCGGGGTCCCTGGCCGACCACCGTCGGTCTCGACGAGTCCTGGATGCACTACGAGGTGGTCCGCACCACCGACCGGGAGGCGCTGGAGCTGCTGGAGACCACCGTCCGCACCGCGCTGAGCGACATCCGCAGCGCCTTCGACGACTGGACCCAGATGGCCGACCACGCCCGCGAGGCCGCCGCCGAGACGGCCGCGCTGGCCGCGTCCGGTCGGGACGACGCGGCCGCGGCGACGGACCTGCTCGAGTGGCTGCTGGACGACCAGTTCGTCTTCCTCGGGTACGTACGGTTCGACGGCGGAGCCGGTGCCGCGCAGCATGCTGTTCCCGGCACCGGGCTCGGCGTGCTGCGTCGAGCCGAGGGTGCCACTGATCTGTCGCTCGACGCCCCCGAGGCACAGGCCGCCTGGGACGCCGGCAGCCCGCTGCTGATCACCAAGGCCAACACCCGCGCCACCGTCCACCGGCGCGCCTTCATGGACCTCGTGATCGTCAAGACGTACGCCGCCGACGGCGCCGAGATCGGCAGCCACCGGTTCATCGGCCTGTTCACCTCCAGCGCCTACCACGAGTCGGTGACGAAGGTGCCCTACCTGATGTCCAAGGTGAACGCCGTCCTCGACGCGGCCGGGTTCCCGCTGGACTCGCACAGCGGCAAGGCGCTGCTCAGCGAGCTGGAGAACTACCCGCGCGACGAACTGTTCCGCTGCGACATCGCCGACCTGGCCCGCAACACGATGGCCATCGTCCAGCTGCGTGAGCAGATCCGCACCCGGCTGTTCCTCAGCCGCGACCCTTTCGGCCGGTTCATGTCCTGTCTGGTCTACCTGCCCCGGGACCGCTACAATACCGCGGCCCGGCTGGAGGTGTCGCGGATCCTGCGCGAGCGGCTCCAGGGCGAGACGGTCGACTACACCACCCGGGCCACCGAATCGCCGCTGGCCACCCTGCACTTCATCCTGCACATGGCGCCCGGCCGCACGGTCCCCGAGGTCGACCCGGACGACCTGGAGAGCCAGATCGTCGAGGCGACCCGGGACTGGGACGAGGACCTCGCCGCGGCGATGATCGACGAGTTCGGCGAGGGCCTCGGCGACCTCTACACCGAGGCGTACCGCGGTGGGTTCCCGACGGCGTACAAGGAGGCCTTCCCGCCCCGGGTCGGCGCCGCCGACCTGCGGGAGCTGGAGGGGATCGGCGCCGACGAGCTGCGGCTCAACCTCTACCGCACCCCGACCAGCCCGGCCGACGAGCGCCGGCTCAAGATCTACAGCCGCGGCTGGCTGTCCCTCAGCGGCATCCTGCCGGTGTTCACCCACCTCGGCACCGAGGTGACCAGCGAGCGTCCGTACGTCCTGGAGCGCTCCGACGGCATCGTCTTCCACGTCTACGACTTCGGTCTGCGCCCGCTCGGCGCGGCGACCTGGGAGGGGGAGGACACCCGGGCGCGGTTCCAGGAGGCGTTCGCCGCAGCCTGGGAGGGGCGTACGGAGCCCGACGAGCTGGACGGTCTGGTGCTGGCGGCCGGGCTCACCTCTCGCCAGATCGTCATCCTGCGGGCGGTGACGGGCTACCTGCGCCAGATCGGCATCGCCTACTCGCAGACCTACCTGCGCTCGGTGCTGCTCGCCCACCCCGACATCGCCGCGCTGATGGTGGAGCTGTTCGGCGTACGGTTCGACCCCGACCTGTTCGGCGGCCGGATCATCGATCCGCCGCGCCGCGAGGCCGAGGACGACCTGGTCGCCCGGCTCGACGCGATGGTCGGGGCGGTGCCCTCGCTGGAGGAGGACCGGATCCTGCGCCGCTACATCGGCGTGATCCGCGGGACGCTGCGGACGAACTACTACCAACGCGCCCACGAGGCCCCGCACGACGCCTCGACCATCCAGCCGACCGTCGCGCTCAAGCTGGCGCCGGCCACCATCCCCGGGATGCCGCTGCCGTGCCCCCAGTACGAGATCTGGGTCTACAGCCCACGGGTCGAGGGCGTGCACCTGAGATTCGGCAAGGTCGCCCGCGGGGGGCTGCGCTGGTCGGGCCGCCGGGAGGACTTCCGCACCGAGATCCTCGGGCTGGTGAAGGCCCAGATCGTCAAGAACGCGGTGATCGTGCCGACCGGGGCGAAGGGAGGCTTCTACCCGAAGGGACTGCCGGACCCGGCGGTGGACCGGGAGGGCTGGGCGACCAAGGGCCGGGAGGCGTACCAGCTGTTCGTCGCCGCGTTGCTCGACCTCACCGACAACTTCGTCGACGGGGTGGCGATCCCGCCGCCCCGGGTGGTCCGCCACGACGGCGACGACACCTACCTGGTGGTGGCGGCCGACAAGGGGACCGCCTGGTTCTCCGACATCGCCAACGCGATCGCCCGCAACTATGCGTACTGGCTGGACGACGCCTTCGCCTCGGGCGGCTCCACCGGCTACGACCACAAGGCGATGGGGATCACCGCCCGGGGCGCCTGGGAGTCGGTGAAACGGCACTTCCGCGAGCTGGACCGCGACATCCAGCGCGAGGACGTCACCGTCGTCGGGATCGGCGACATGTCCGGCGACGTCTTCGGCAACGGCATGCTGCTCTCGCCGCACATCCGGCTGGTGGCCGCCTTCGACCACCGCGACATCTTCGTGGACCCCGACCCGGACCCGGCGGTCTCGCTCGCCGAACGGCGTCGGCTGTTCGACCTGAGCCGATCCTCCTGGCAGGACTACGACCGCACGCTGATCTCCGCCGGCGGCGGGGTGTTCTCCCGTACGCTCAAGGCCATCCCGGTCAGCGAGCAGATGCGCGCGGCGCTGGGCCTGCCCGAGGAGACGGCGGAGCTGTCGCCGCACGAACTGATCCGGGCGGTGCTGCAGGCCCCGGTCGACCTGCTGTGGAACGGCGGCATCGGGACGTACGTCAAATCGACCGACGAGTCGGACGCCGAGATCGGTGACCGGGCCAACGACCCGGTCCGGATCAACGGCAGCGAGCTGCGGGTGAAGGTGGTGGGGGAGGGCGGCAACCTCGGGTTCAGCCAGCTCGGCCGGATCGAGGCCGCCCTGAGCGGCATCAATCTCAACACCGACGCGATCGACAACTCCGCCGGTGTCGACACCTCCGACCACGAGGTGAACCTCAAGATCCCGCTCACCGGCCTGATCCAGATCGGCGAACTCACCTACAAGCAGCGCAACCGGCTGCTGCGGGAGATGACCGACGAGGTCGCCCGGCTGGTGCTGGAGGACAACTACAGCCAGAACGTCCTGCTCGGTCACTCCCGGGAGCGGCGCGGCCAGCGACTCGGCGCCTACCTGCGGCTGCTGCGCTACCTCGAGGAGCGCGGCCTGCTGGACCGAGACATCGAGTCACTGCCTTCCGACGCCCGGCTGCGCGCCCGCGAGAAGGCGGACCAGGGGCTGACCAGCCCGGAACGGGCGACTCTGCTGGCGTACGTCAAGCTGGACCTCAAGCAGGCCATCAACGCCAGCGACCTGCCGGACGAGGCCTGGTTCGGCCACGAGCTGCGCAGCTACTTCCCCCGCCAGATCCTCGAACGGTTCCCCCGACTGCCCGACATCCACCCGTTGCGGCGCGAGATCATCACCACCGTCGTCGCCAACTCGGTGGTCAACCTGGGCGGGATGACCTTCGTCCAGCGGGCGTACGAGGAGACCGGGGCGACGATGCCGGAGATCGCCCGCGCACTGGTGCTGGCCCGCGAGGTCTTCGACATCGACCGGTTCATGCACCGGGTCAAGTCCCTCGACAACCTGATCGGGACGGCGGTGCAGGCCCGACTGCACCGCGAGTCGCGCCGGCTGCTCGACCGGGCGACCCGGTGGATCCTCCTGGAGCGGCCGGCGCACTCCGACCTCGGCGCGGACATCGACCGCTACCGACCCGGGGTGGCCGCCTTCGAGCAGCGGATGGACGAGCTGCTGCACGGCGCCGAGCGGGTGCGCTTCGAGACCAACGTCGCCGAACTGATGGCGGCAGGCGTCCCCGAGGACCTCGCCCGGTGGACCGAGGGACTGCTGGACGCCTTCGCCCTGCTGGACATCACCGACCTGGCCCGGCGCGCCGAGGAGGACCTCACCGACGTCGCCGAGCTGTACTTCGCGGTCACCGAGCAGTTCGACGTCGACGAGCTGCTCACCAGCATCAGCACGCTGCCCCGCGACGAGTTGTGGGACTCACTGGCCCGCAGCGCCGTCCGCGCCGACGTGTACGCCGCCGCCAAGTCCCTCACCGCTGCCGTGCTCGCCAGCACCCCGAGCTCGGGGGAGGTGGAACAGCGTCTGCAGCAATGGATCGAGGACAACGCCGCGGCCGCCCAGCGCGCACACCGCTCGCTGCAGCAGCTCCAGGAACTTCCGCAGCCGGGCCTGGCGGCGGTGTCGGTGGTGTTGCGGCACCTGCGCTCGGTGTCGCGGTCCGGCTGGGCGGGGTTGCACTGA
- a CDS encoding sirohydrochlorin chelatase — MPPRGGTVILAAHGSRDPAAAPVVQAIARAVADRLAARVEVGWLSTGAPAFADLAAAVAPDVVVPLLLGTGYHVLVDIPQALTGVPGGRPVVTPHLGPAGEVVAALADRVREVDPAPVAVVLAAAGTSHPVGRSETRQAGDLLSRVLGVPVLVAYASGAGPEVAEAVATLRASGARRVTVVPYLLAPGFFADRIAAAAGPAGATTAAVLGDHPQVTGLVARRIVEAYAAVPALREDRAA; from the coding sequence ATGCCACCCCGGGGCGGCACGGTCATCCTGGCCGCGCACGGCAGCCGCGACCCCGCCGCCGCCCCGGTGGTGCAGGCGATCGCCCGCGCGGTCGCCGACCGGCTGGCGGCCCGGGTCGAGGTGGGCTGGCTGTCCACCGGCGCGCCGGCGTTCGCCGACCTCGCCGCGGCCGTCGCTCCCGACGTCGTGGTGCCGCTGCTGCTGGGGACCGGCTACCACGTGCTGGTGGACATCCCGCAGGCCCTGACCGGCGTCCCCGGCGGCCGCCCCGTGGTCACACCGCACCTGGGACCCGCCGGGGAGGTCGTCGCCGCGTTGGCCGACCGGGTGCGGGAGGTCGATCCCGCGCCGGTCGCGGTGGTGCTCGCCGCCGCCGGCACCTCCCATCCGGTGGGCCGCAGCGAGACCCGCCAGGCCGGCGACCTGCTGAGCCGGGTCCTCGGGGTCCCGGTCCTGGTGGCGTACGCCTCCGGCGCCGGCCCCGAGGTGGCCGAGGCCGTGGCGACCCTGCGGGCGTCGGGCGCGCGCCGGGTGACGGTGGTGCCGTACCTGCTCGCCCCGGGGTTCTTCGCCGACCGGATCGCCGCGGCGGCCGGGCCGGCGGGCGCCACGACGGCCGCGGTGCTGGGCGACCACCCGCAGGTCACCGGTCTCGTCGCCCGGCGCATCGTCGAGGCGTACGCAGCGGTTCCCGCCCTGCGGGAGGACCGCGCCGCGTAG
- a CDS encoding sulfate adenylyltransferase subunit 1 translates to MSTLLRLATAGSVDDGKSTLVGRLLHDTKSILADQMDAVERVSRERGLTGADLALLTDGLRAEREQGITIDVAYRYFATPRRSFILADCPGHVQYTRNTVTGSSTADVIVLLVDIRHGVLEQTRRHLAVASLLRVPHVVVAVNKIDLVDYDEATFRAVETDIRHVANGLGVTDVTVIPVSALVGDNIADRSSLTPWYGGAALLEVLEELPSGDDPRTQPLRFPVQYVIRPQSGALDERHREYRGYAGRIAAGVVRPGDEIVVLPSGKHTRVAGIDLADKELDEAYAPQSVTLRLTDEIDIARGDLISAAGDRPTPTRDLDALVCWLAERPLVEGARVLVKNGARTVQAVVRTIDAALDLDTLVGQPAERLELNDIGRVRLHLAADLPTEPYARARHTGAFLLVDPQQAGTLAAGMVVSTDPDGNGDTDWVI, encoded by the coding sequence ATGAGCACGCTGCTTCGCCTGGCCACCGCCGGCTCGGTGGACGACGGCAAGTCGACCCTGGTCGGTCGGCTGCTGCACGACACCAAGTCGATCCTGGCCGACCAGATGGATGCGGTGGAGCGGGTCAGCCGTGAACGCGGTCTCACCGGGGCGGACCTGGCACTGCTCACCGACGGCCTGCGCGCCGAACGGGAACAGGGCATCACCATCGACGTGGCCTACCGCTACTTCGCCACCCCGCGCCGCTCGTTCATCCTCGCCGACTGCCCCGGCCATGTGCAGTACACCCGCAACACGGTGACCGGCTCCAGCACCGCGGACGTCATCGTGCTGCTGGTCGACATCCGCCACGGGGTGTTGGAGCAGACCCGGCGCCACCTCGCGGTCGCCTCGCTGCTGCGCGTCCCGCACGTCGTCGTCGCGGTGAACAAGATCGACCTGGTCGACTATGACGAAGCGACGTTCCGCGCGGTCGAGACCGACATCCGCCACGTCGCCAACGGCCTGGGCGTCACCGACGTCACCGTCATCCCGGTGTCGGCGCTGGTCGGCGACAACATCGCCGACCGGTCCTCGCTCACCCCGTGGTACGGCGGGGCTGCGCTGCTGGAGGTGCTGGAGGAGCTGCCCTCGGGCGACGACCCGCGCACCCAGCCGCTGCGCTTCCCGGTGCAGTACGTCATCCGCCCGCAGTCCGGCGCCCTCGACGAGCGGCACCGCGAGTACCGCGGCTATGCCGGCCGGATCGCCGCCGGGGTCGTCCGGCCCGGGGACGAGATCGTCGTCCTGCCGTCCGGCAAGCACACCCGGGTCGCCGGCATCGACCTGGCCGACAAGGAGCTCGACGAGGCGTACGCCCCGCAGTCGGTGACCCTGCGGCTGACCGACGAGATCGACATCGCCCGCGGCGACCTGATCTCGGCCGCCGGTGACCGGCCGACCCCGACCCGCGACCTCGACGCGCTGGTCTGCTGGCTGGCCGAGCGTCCGCTGGTCGAGGGGGCCCGGGTGCTGGTGAAGAACGGTGCCCGTACGGTCCAGGCCGTCGTCCGGACGATCGACGCCGCACTCGACCTCGACACCCTGGTCGGTCAGCCGGCCGAGCGGCTGGAGCTCAACGACATCGGCCGGGTGCGGCTGCACCTGGCGGCCGACCTGCCGACCGAGCCGTACGCCCGGGCCCGGCACACCGGCGCGTTCCTGCTGGTCGATCCGCAGCAGGCCGGCACGCTTGCCGCGGGCATGGTGGTCAGCACCGACCCCGACGGCAACGGCGACACCGACTGGGTGATCTGA